The following coding sequences lie in one Pontibacter sp. G13 genomic window:
- a CDS encoding sodium:solute symporter family protein, which translates to MPTIDLVTLLLFTALIFICGMSFSRSGSNVKSYFAAGGSLPWWMSGLSLFMSFFSAGTFVVWGSIAYTSGWVAVTIQWTMSIAGLVIGLFIAPRWHKTRAMTAAQFISERLGPRIQQVYTYLFLLISMFTTGAFLYPVAKIVEVSTGIPIYASILCIGVLILIYTATGGLWAVIVTDVLQFVVLTAAVFIVVPLALDQVGGLGGFIEQAPADLFELTNSEYTWGFMLAFGLYNLFFIAGNWAYVQRYTSVSTPKDAQKVGWLFSALYIISPVIWMLPPMIYRTMNPSLEGLADEGAYLLMCQKVLPVGMMGLMIGGMVFATSSSVNTTLNISAGVLTHDLYRGFFPKTSSEKLLKIGRLSTVILGLITIVVALLVPAMGGIVEVVMGLAAVTGGAMFLPPIWALFSKRLTGRTALVTTLVALVINGFFKFIMPHTIGHSFDRMEEMSVGVGIPLLLLTAFEAWGYFTGGSTADYDQYQATRTVPVQEDPLPTSNSENRQGVRVFGMGTTATGVLIFILALMGNESQLLVGSMGILITLLGSIITLKNKR; encoded by the coding sequence ATGCCGACTATTGACCTCGTAACGCTACTCTTGTTCACCGCATTGATCTTCATCTGCGGAATGAGTTTTTCCAGATCTGGAAGCAATGTCAAGTCCTATTTTGCCGCGGGAGGATCGCTCCCTTGGTGGATGAGCGGACTCTCCCTCTTTATGAGTTTTTTCTCCGCAGGAACCTTCGTGGTCTGGGGATCGATTGCCTACACGAGTGGCTGGGTGGCTGTTACGATCCAATGGACCATGAGCATAGCTGGACTGGTCATCGGGTTGTTCATTGCGCCTCGTTGGCACAAGACACGTGCCATGACGGCGGCTCAATTTATCTCCGAGCGACTGGGACCACGCATTCAGCAGGTCTACACCTACCTATTTCTCCTGATCAGCATGTTTACCACGGGAGCGTTCCTGTATCCTGTAGCCAAGATCGTGGAGGTCTCCACCGGCATTCCAATCTATGCGAGCATCTTGTGTATTGGGGTGTTGATCCTGATTTACACAGCTACCGGAGGGCTATGGGCAGTGATTGTGACGGATGTGCTACAATTTGTGGTGTTGACGGCGGCCGTATTCATCGTGGTTCCCTTGGCACTGGATCAGGTAGGAGGCTTGGGAGGATTCATTGAGCAAGCGCCCGCAGACCTGTTTGAGCTCACCAACTCGGAATATACGTGGGGATTCATGCTGGCCTTTGGGCTTTACAACCTGTTCTTCATTGCAGGTAACTGGGCGTATGTCCAGCGATACACATCTGTCTCTACTCCGAAAGATGCCCAGAAAGTCGGTTGGCTCTTTAGCGCCCTCTACATCATTAGCCCTGTCATCTGGATGCTTCCTCCCATGATCTACCGGACCATGAATCCCAGCTTGGAAGGACTTGCCGATGAGGGGGCCTATCTGCTGATGTGCCAAAAAGTCTTGCCCGTGGGGATGATGGGGCTGATGATCGGCGGAATGGTATTCGCGACTTCTAGCTCTGTCAACACGACGCTCAACATTTCTGCGGGCGTACTCACGCATGACCTCTATCGTGGATTCTTCCCCAAAACCAGCTCGGAGAAACTCCTCAAGATCGGACGTTTGTCTACGGTTATCCTCGGGCTTATCACCATTGTAGTGGCGCTGCTCGTGCCTGCCATGGGCGGAATCGTGGAGGTCGTCATGGGATTGGCGGCTGTGACAGGCGGCGCCATGTTTCTACCTCCGATCTGGGCCCTTTTTTCCAAACGGCTTACTGGCAGAACTGCTTTGGTCACGACCCTTGTGGCATTGGTAATCAATGGATTTTTCAAATTCATCATGCCCCACACCATCGGCCACAGCTTCGACCGAATGGAGGAAATGAGCGTGGGCGTAGGCATTCCCTTGTTGTTGCTCACAGCCTTCGAAGCATGGGGCTACTTCACCGGTGGCAGTACTGCGGATTATGATCAGTACCAAGCGACACGTACCGTCCCTGTGCAAGAAGATCCCCTGCCCACTTCCAATTCGGAAAATCGGCAAGGCGTGCGAGTCTTCGGCATGGGCACCACGGCTACAGGCGTACTCATCTTCATTTTGGCCTTGATGGGAAATGAATCCCAATTGCTCGTCGGAAGTATGGGAATCCTCATCACCCTGCTCGGATCTATCATCACCCTCAAAAACAAGCGCTAG